From the Malus domestica chromosome 17, GDT2T_hap1 genome, one window contains:
- the LOC139193831 gene encoding receptor-like serine/threonine-protein kinase SD1-8 produces the protein MDAKTKQRLVLSVLFFCYLKTHVSLAVDSITASQSLSGYQTLASAAGILELGFFNPGYSSNFYIGMWYSGQVVSDSQKTIVWVANREKPVSDRFSSVLRISDGNLVLFNESKTPIWSTNLTSSSATTARLLDSGNLVLISGSGNSTSEPLWQSFDHPAHTWLPGGRIGFNAVTKQTQILTSWKSSEDPAPGLFSLELDPNGSNAYLILWNRSIQYWTSGSWDAKSKTFRLVPEMRLNYIYNFSYFTNETESYFTYSLYDPSRISRFVMFTSGQIRQHTLLETSGQWNLFWSQPRKQCEVYHLCGAFGSCNEVSNLACNCLNGFEPKLKRDWDLKDYSGGCSRKTRLYCENATSANGKPDRFLELPSMSLPVNKQSVEVGSIAECELFCLRNCSCTAYAYDRSGCSVWKGELLDLQQLASSDDQGRTLYIKLAASEFKSWKSNKGLIVGVVAGSTAFVPVLLGLIVFAILRRRKRVKGLGKAVEGGKDRADKHPSDKRTLVIALVSATAGLLTMVSGYFLWKKSSGKRREHRRKYGETKGNVGAASRKNNTELPLFRLRSIVAATNNFSEANKLGVGGFGPVYKGILIENEEVAIKRLSKKSGQGHEEFMNELNLIAKLQHTNLVRLLGCCVEDEEMILIYEYMPNRSLDRFLFDSSEKTKLDWGARFRIIEGVAQGVLYIHKYSRLKIIHRDLKASNVLLDGKMKPKISDFGMAKIFGMDQTEANTNRVVGTYGYMSPEYALYGHFSEKLDLFSFGVLLLEIVSGKRNSAFHRFEDPLTLAGWAWKLWNEGRGIEVIDELLRETCQRDEALRCIHVGFLCVQEAPADRPTMSSVIRMLQSNEATSLPPSKEPAFSIHRGAGAVGCSPQTPASFSNNELTVSLPGGR, from the exons ATGGATGCCAAAACCAAGCAAAGATTGGTGCTTTCAGTTCTTTTCTTCTGCTATCTCAAAACCCATGTCTCCCTTGCAGTAGACTCCATCACCGCAAGCCAATCTCTCTCCGGCTACCAAACCCTTGCCTCCGCCGCTGGGATTTTAGAGCTCGGTTTCTTCAATCCTGGTTATTCTTCAAACTTCTACATAGGCATGTGGTACTCCGGACAAGTAGTATCCGATAGTCAGAAAACCATAGTTTGGGTGGCAAACAGAGAAAAACCAGTTTCCGATAGATTTTCTTCGGTTTTGAGGATTTCAGATGGTAATTTAGTCCTCTTCAACGAGTCCAAAACCCCCATTTGGTCAACGAATTTAACCTCCTCCTCCGCCACCACTGCACGTCTTTTGGATAGCGGAAACCTCGTCTTGATATCGGGGTCTGGTAATAGTACGTCGGAGCCGTTATGGCAAAGCTTTGATCATCCAGCTCACACATGGCTTCCAGGAGGTAGGATTGGGTTTAACGCTGTTACCAAACAAACCCAAATTCTTACTTCATGGAAGAGTTCGGAGGATCCTGCACCGGGTCTTTTCTCGCTCGAGTTAGACCCCAACGGAAGCAATGCGTATCTCATACTGTGGAATAGGTCTATACAGTATTGGACTAGTGGATCATGGGATGCAAAATCAAAGACTTTCAGGTTGGTTCCGGAAATGAGGCTCAATTATATATACAACTTCAGCTATTTTACCAACGAAACGGAAAGTTATTTCACCTATTCTCTTTATGATCCTAGTAGAATATCTCGTTTCGTGATGTTTACTTCGGGGCAGATTCGACAGCATACATTGTTGGAGACTTCCGGGCAATGGAATTTGTTTTGGTCTCAACCGAGAAAGCAATGCGAAGTTTATCATTTGTGTGGCGCATTCGGAAGTTGCAATGAGGTAAGCAACCTCGCCTGTAATTGCTTGAACGGTTTTGAGCCCAAGTTGAAGAGAGATTGGGATTTGAAGGACTACTCTGGTGGGTGTTCGAGAAAAACCCGTCTGTATTGTGAAAATGCTACTAGTGCTAACGGGAAGCCAGACCGGTTTCTTGAACTTCCTAGCATGTCATTGCCTGTAAATAAACAGTCTGTGGAGGTTGGGAGTATTGCGGAATGTGAATTGTTCTGCCTTAGAAACTGCTCTTGCACTGCTTATGCTTACGACAGAAGTGGATGTTCGGTTTGGAAAGGAGagcttttggatttgcaacAACTAGCATCAAGTGACGACCAGGGAAGAACTTTATACATCAAACTTGCAGCATCTGAGTTTAAGAGTTGGAAAAGTAACAAGGGATTGATTGTTGGCGTTGTGGCAGGCTCAACTGCCTTTGTACCAGTTCTTTTAGGCCTTATTGTGTTTGCAATCTTGAGACGGAGAAAGCGAGTGAAAGGATTGGGAAAAGCAGTAGAGG GTGGTAAGGATCGTGCCGATAAGCATCCTAGTGATAAGCGGACCCTTGTAATTGCCTTAGTCTCAGCAACAGCAGGATTGCTTACAATGGTTTCTGGCTACTTCTTATGGAAGAAATCTTCCGGAAAGAGAAG gGAGCATAGGAGGAAGTATGGTGAGACTAAAGGTAATGTGGGTGCTGCAAGTCGAAAAAATAATACAGAACTACCGCTCTTTAGGTTAAGGAGTATAGTAGCTGCTACAAACAACTTCTCTGAAGCTAATAAACTCGGAGTGGGAGGATTTGGTCCTGTTTATAAG GGTATTTTGATTGAAAATGAAGAAGTAGCCATAAAAAGGTTGTCAAAGAAGTCAGGGCAAGGACATGAGGAGTTCATGAATGAGTTAAATCTTATAGCGAAGCTCCAACATACCAATCTTGTTAGGCTTTTGGGCTGCTGTGTTGAGGATGAGGAAATGATATTGATCTACGAATACATGCCCAATCGAAGTTTGGACAGATTTTTGTTTG ATTCATCAGAAAAGACAAAACTGGATTGGGGTGCACGTTTTCGAATTATAGAAGGTGTTGCTCAAGGAGTACTTTATATCCACAAGTATTCTAGATTGAAAATCATTCACAGGGACCTAAAAGCAAGCAACGTTCTGCTGGATGGAAAAATGAAACCCAAAATTTCAGACTTCGGGATGGCAAAAATTTTCGGAATGGATCAAACTGAGGCAAATACAAACAGGGTTGTTGGGACATA CGGTTACATGTCGCCTGAATATGCCCTCTATGGCCATTTTTCAGAGAAATTGGATTTGTTTAGCTTTGGAGTATTACTCTTAGAGATTGTGAGCGGAAAGCGGAATTCTGCTTTTCATCgttttgaagatccgctcacaCTAGCTGGATGG GCGTGGAAGTTATGGAATGAAGGAAGAGGAATCGAGGTTATTGATGAATTGTTAAGGGAAACGTGCCAGCGTGATGAAGCTTTGAGGTGTATCCAtgtagggtttttgtgtgttcaaGAAGCTCCAGCTGATCGACCAACAATGTCTTCGGTAATTCGTATGCTGCAGAGCAATGAAGCTACATCACTTCCACCCTCCAAAGAACCTGCATTCTCAATTCATAGGGGTGCCGGTGCTGTTGGTTGTTCTCCTCAAACACCTGCCAGTTTTTCGAACAATGAACTCACTGTTAGTTTGCCAGGAGGTCGATAG
- the LOC103404766 gene encoding universal stress protein PHOS32-like — MNPPPPVHIQLSSPGFPPATTITPTPDGTHRKVAIAVDLSEESAFAVRWAVQNYLRPGDTVILLHVRPTSVLYGADWGSVDPNDAVSSFSESQQKLEDDFDAFTTTKAADLAQPLVEAQFPFKIHIVKDHDMKERLCLEVERLRLSVVIMGSRGFGAAKRAPKVGRLGSVTDYCVHHCVCPVVVVRYPDDSDGLGPGGEPDTPVDLHPVPEEDPEDFNEGSSSDNDDAHEIE, encoded by the exons ATGAACCCGCCACCGCCCGTACACATCCAACTCTCCTCCCCGGGCTTTCCGCCAGCCACCACGATCACCCCAACACCTGATGGGACCCACCGGAAGGTCGCGATCGCCGTTGATTTAAGTGAGGAGAGCGCCTTCGCCGTCCGATGGGCCGTCCAGAACTACCTCCGACCCGGGGACACCGTCATCCTCCTCCACGTTCGACCCACCAGCGTCCTCTACGGCGCCGACTGGGGATCCGTTGACCCCAACGACGCCGTCTCCTCCTTCTCTGAGTCGCAGCAGAAATTGGAGGACGACTTCGACGCCTTCACCACTACCAAGGCGGCCGACCTGGCGCAGCCGTTAGTGGAGGCGCAATTTCCGTTCAAAATCCACATAGTGAAGGACCACGACATGAAGGAGCGGCTCTGCTTGGAAGTCGAGAGGCTCCGGCTCAGCGTCGTCATCATGGGCAGCCGCGGCTTCGGCGCCGCCAAGCGAGCCCCCAAGGTCGGCAGGCTCGGCAGCGTCACTGACTACTGTGTTCACCACTGTGTTTGTCCAGTTGTGGTCGTGAGGTATCCTGATGACTCGGACGGGTTGGGCCCTGGCGGCGAACCCGATACCCCGGTGGATCTCCACCCGGTGCCGGAGGAGGATCCGGAGGACTTCAATGAAGGCTCCTCCTCCGACAACGATGATGCGCATG AAATCGAATAA
- the LOC103404765 gene encoding uncharacterized protein, which yields MGRFSCFQANVHRPKPKKSFQPSVEIMHKTLQASSPNQALKDSPGKSSVNASQTEGVSQINSSLKHVSSLEADWKAGDMESSFIKENDKKVTQAGRLIKSRSLGSELYLDGRASADNDAGDETDQGVSSDGSLDRNGSAVPEGSRDRGESPPQPSQTTPASDLGQVSSEIVNNESIFSIGEPLQSEKDGHENCDTPTSGEFADDSADFTPCTAKGLVKSCSSANISASVPAIEDGSPVNRLAVHSRSSEDLHVLGMRRKGNSVHETEMQVKQEQERDDVVSKAENDNIENSIDDGYDSCNYSSFAKDWIMPAADEVITEKNLQGESSVLSWDELPNKDFKYKRIEEWVNNLQHSSSPVEETDELSQSNDQVKRESNDSNGLTTAKADGKVTPGMEVAKRYISSLSAAATTAQLANHGLVVIPFLSAFVNLRVLNLSGNSIVRITAGALPRGLHMLNLSKNSISTIEGLRELTRLRVLDLSYNRILRIGHGLASCSSLKELYLAGNKISEVEGLHRLLKLTVLDLRFNKISTAKCLGQLAANYNSLQAISLEGNPAQKNVGDDQLKKYLQGLLPHMAYYNRQQIKSSSLKDSADRSVRLGISNHQFDRTLRPDHKAPRKASHGVSSKKPSTSSTHAHASASVATLKKSRGRHSHLPPSGTKATAHSRQHYLDLGSRIMNLKQDLSMRRSRSEGTMAAM from the exons ATGGGTAGGTTTTCATGTTTCCAAGCTAACGTCCATCGCCCCAAACCTAAG AAAAGTTTTCAACCTTCTGTCGAAATAATGCATAAAACATTGCAAGCTTCTTCTCCAAATCAAGCTTTGAAGGATTCGCCTGGAAAATCAAGCGTAAACGCATCACAGACAGAAGGAGTTTCTCAAATTAACAGCAGTTTGAAGCATGTATCTTCTCTTGAGGCTGATTGGAAAGCAGGTGATATGGAAAGcagcttcatcaaagaaaatGACAAGAAGGTTACTCAGGCAGGACGGCTTATAAAAAGTAGGTCTCTGGGAAGTGAATTATACCTTGATGGGAGGGCTTCTGCTGACAATGACGCTGGGGACGAGACTGATCAAGGAGTTTCTTCTGATGGTTCTCTTGATCGGAATGGATCGGCGGTACCAGAGGGAAGTAGGGACCGAGGAGAAAGCCCACCTCAACCATCTCAGACAACTCCTGCTTCCGACCTCGGTCAAGTAAGTTCTGAAATTGTCAATAATGAATCAATTTTCTCAATTGGAGAACCATTACAATCAGAAAAAGATGGCCATGAAAACTGTGATACTCCAACATCTGGAGAGTTTGCTGATGACTCTGCTGACTTCACACCTTGTACTGCAAAAGGGCTTGTTAAATCTTGTTCTtctgcaaacattagtgcttctGTTCCAGCTATTGAAGATGGTTCTCCTGTTAATCGTTTAGCAGTGCATTCAAGATCTTCCGAGGACCTGCATGTCTTAGGCATGAGGCGGAAAGGGAATTCAGTACATGAGACTGAAATGCAGGTAAAGCAAGAACAGGAAAGAGATGATGTTGTAAGTAAAGCTGAGAACGATAATATTGAAAACTCCATCGATGATGGCTATGATTCCTGTAACTACTCTAGTTTTGCAAAGGACTGGATAATGCCAGCTGCAGATGAGGTAATCACAGAGAAAAACCTCCAAGGAGAATCCTCAGTTCTAAGTTGGGATGAATTGCCAAACAAGGATTTTAAATATAAGCGTATCGAGGAGTGGGTTAATAATCTTCAGCATAGCAGCAGTCCGGTGGAAGAAACGGATGAATTGTCCCAATCTAATGATCAGGTGAAGAGAGAGTCCAATGACTCAAACGGTTTGACTACTGCTAAGGCAGATGGTAAGGTCACTCCTGGCATGGAAGTTGCTAAGCGATATATATCTTCTTTGAGTGCAGCTGCCACCACAGCTCAGCTTGCAAATCATGGATTGGTAGTGATCCCGTTCCTTAGTGCTTTTGTAAATCTCAGGGTGCTCAATTTATCAGGAAATTCCATAG TAAGGATAACTGCTGGTGCTCTTCCTCGAGGACTCCATATGCTGAATCTTTCAAAAAACAGTATTTCTACTATTGAAGGTTTGCGTGAACTCACAAGACTACGTGTACTGGACCTGAGCTACAACAGGATTTTGAGGATCGGACATG GCCTAGCTTCTTGTTCATCTCTAAAGGAATTGTACCTGGCTGGAAACAAGATCAGTGAGGTGGAGGGTCTTCATCGCCTCCTAAAACTGACTGTTCTGGATCTGCGCTTCAACAAAATCTCAACGGCAAAATGTCTTGGTCAACTTGCGGCGAACTACAACTCCTTGCAAGCCATCAGTCTGGAAGGAAACCCAGCTCAGAAGAATGTCGGCGATGACCAATTGAAGAAATACCTGCAAGGACTTCTTCCCCACATGGCTTACTACAACCGGCAGCAAATCAAGTCCAGCTCTCTGAAGGATTCTGCAGATCGGTCAGTTCGCTTAGGTATTAGTAACCACCAGTTTGATCGAACCCTTAGACCCGATCACAAGGCTCCGAGGAAGGCTAGTCATGGTGTATCTTCCAAAAAGCCATCGACTTCATCAACTCACGCTCATGCAAGTGCATCTGTAGCAACATTGAAAAAGTCTCGGGGTAGACACAGCCACCTCCCTCCGAGCGGAACAAAAGCAACAGCGCATAGTCGGCAGCACTACCTTGATTTGGGAAGCAGAATTATGAACCTCAAGCAGGATCTCTCGATGCGCAGGAGTCGGAGTGAGGGAACAATGGCAGCTATGTGA